A segment of the Streptococcus dysgalactiae subsp. dysgalactiae genome:
CCAAAAGGACTATACTGTAAGTGACAAAACCAACAGGAGGTAGTCCCAATGAGCCACTTACATTATACCGCTAAATCCCATCATTTACAATGGAATATCAAACAATTATCCCAAATCTGTTCCCAATTTTATCGTACCTACTGCCCCGATTCGTTGAAGCATCGTCGCAACATCGGTTTAGCCAAAGTTTCAGATGAGTCACTTCTTGTTTTATTGCTACTTCAAGCTGAGTTAGGGATAACATCTCAACGCCGTTTTTACAGGATTTGTCACCTTTTCTTTGGTCATAACTTACTAGAAAGAAGCCGCTTTAATAGACGAACAAAACAATTGATTTGGTTGGTTCAACTCATTCGACAAGCCTTGAGTGGGGCAATCTCGCCAGATACTATTGTGATTATGGACAGTTTTCCATTGCCACTTTGCCAGCCTATTCGCAATCATAGCGCCAAGATTTTCAATGATTACGCTGATATTGGGTATAATGCCGCTAAAAACTTTTGGTTCTATGGTTTTAAAGTCCATATGTTGGTCACTTTGTCGGGGTTTATTCTCAACTATGTTGTGACACCAGCCTCTGTTCACGACATTAAAGTCGTTGATGAACTCCTAGAAGACTGTAGGCAATCTGTTGTTCTTGCCGATTTAGGCTACCTCAGTCAAGAACTAAAAGAGACCTTACAACAGGAAGGCTATCACTTATGGACACCATTACGTCAAAATATGGTTGGTGCAAAACAGCATAATCACTGGCAGTTACTTGTCATGAGAAGAACGATCGAAACTCGCTTTTCTGAACTTTATTCGCTATTTAATATTGAGCATACCTTGACTAGAAGTATTAGGGGACTACAATTGAGAATCGAACAAATCATACTGACTCATAATTTGAGATATTTTGAAATTAACTAGCACCACGGGTTAGTCATATAAACGACTAAATCAAGAACTCCCTCAACACTTCTTCCACTTTTTCCTCTGTTACAATTTCTCCATTCCTCACTAGACAACACATAATCAAAAATCTGTCCGTTCTTGCGCACGATTGCGACTGTGTCTCCTGTGATATAGCCGTCATTAATAGCTTGCTTAAATTCGTCGTATGTTAGCATCTTTACCCTCCTGTCGACTTTATATTACAACAAAAACAAGAATTGGCCTATAAAACTCTGAATGTTAAAATAAGATGTTTAAAGATATAAGACAGCTATCTAAATCTTATGAAACAAAGTTTACCAGCATTTATATATCCATATAAAAAAAGAGAAAGCTAACCTAGCTCTCTCTTTTTTTATAGTATATTTTAAAAGTTTATAAAAATATATTATTTAATAAAGACCTTTAAACTTTTCTTTATGTTCCTCATAATACTTCATAGCAGCATGCTCAACTTTATTGCTTATATGATCATAATATTGTGGAATAAATACTTTGACAGGTTCTACCCATTTTGATCCACGATTTCCTTTAGGATATAAAGTAACAAATTTTCCTATTCCATTAACACTTTCATATTTCGGAATTAAAACCGGCCAATGAGATCCAGATTCATATCCACGTCCTCCTAACGGCGGTAACCATATTAATTCCATTTCGATATCAAGAGTTAAAGGGTCAGAAGTTTTATATCCTGTACCATCATATTTCTCTATTTTAATAATACCGTTTCCATCAGTATTTATTTCATTAGCATTTGCTGTACTTGTATTAGCAAATGTTAGAAGTAATAAAGTAGAAAATAAAATTTTCTTTGCAGTTAACATTACATCCTCCTAATATTTTATACTCATAATTTTATCACTTTTTTAAAAAAAGTCAAAAATCGATGGAGTAAACTTTTGGATGTATAGATGTATATTATAGAAGTAGACAGAACTTTGTGTGTTATAATCTTTTTTATCAATAATTAAGCTAGTTTTCCCTAAATTTGATTTATCGCAAGTAACCGCTCACTGCTGCAAAAATACTTCTAAATCCTTTTCTCGCTCACACTTAAAAGCATTAAAAGAAGGTAGCAAACTTTCCTCAATTATGCCACCTTCAAGCAGTTCGCCTAGTGAGAATACGATATAGTCTCTCGCTTTTTAAATACCTTTCTTAGTTTTTCTAAATATGCATTAGGGGGTTTATACTTTGACTCAAATTATTTTGACAGTATTATTGGTGCATTCTAGTTTAACAAAGCTATCGGATTGAGCTCTAGAAAGATTAAAATTCTTTGTAAAACTAGT
Coding sequences within it:
- a CDS encoding IS982 family transposase, whose translation is MSHLHYTAKSHHLQWNIKQLSQICSQFYRTYCPDSLKHRRNIGLAKVSDESLLVLLLLQAELGITSQRRFYRICHLFFGHNLLERSRFNRRTKQLIWLVQLIRQALSGAISPDTIVIMDSFPLPLCQPIRNHSAKIFNDYADIGYNAAKNFWFYGFKVHMLVTLSGFILNYVVTPASVHDIKVVDELLEDCRQSVVLADLGYLSQELKETLQQEGYHLWTPLRQNMVGAKQHNHWQLLVMRRTIETRFSELYSLFNIEHTLTRSIRGLQLRIEQIILTHNLRYFEIN